In Sphaeramia orbicularis chromosome 3, fSphaOr1.1, whole genome shotgun sequence, a genomic segment contains:
- the LOC115410532 gene encoding 26S proteasome non-ATPase regulatory subunit 13-like yields MKDVSGYLKQQQSSSSTPEMAAEWHGLEELYNKRLWHQLTLKLTDFVKDPCFQTGDGLIQLYENFLSDFEHRINPLSLVEIILYVARQMPDPKDAITFLEKTKEKVKSSDEAVILCKTSIGSLKLEINDLPATKKIIEEVEEMLNNLPGVTSVHGRFYDLSSKYYRIIGNHAAYYKDALRYLGCVDIRDLPETEKQERAFTLGLAGLLGEGVYNFGELLMHPVLESLRNTDKQWLIDTLYAFNGGNVEKFQGFKSAWGQQPDLAAHEAKLMQKIQLLCVMEMTFTRPANHRQLTFTEIAQSAKIPVNEVELLVMKALSVGLIKGNIDEVDQKVQMTWVQPRVLDLQQIKGMKERLDFWCGDVKNMAMLVEQQAHDILT; encoded by the exons ATGAAAGATGTTAGCGGGTACCTCAAACAGCAGCAGAGCAGCAGCTCTACACCGGAGATGGCGGCGGAGTGGCACGGACTGGAGGAGCTGTACAACAAAAG GTTGTGGCATCAGCTCACTCTGAAGCTCACAGATTTTGTCAAAGATCCGTGTTTCCAGACCGGAGACGGCCTCATTCAG CTCTATGAAAACTTCCTCAGTGACTTTGAACACAG AATTAACCCTCTGTCCTTGGTGGAAATCATCCTGTACGTGGCCCGACAGATGCCAG ATCCTAAAGATGCCatcacttttctggagaaaaccaAGGAAAAA gtcAAAAGCAGTGATGAAGCTGTCATCCTTTGTAAGACGTCCATCGGGAGCCTCAAATTGGAGATCAATGACCTTCCTGCCACAAAG AAAATCAtcgaggaggtggaggagatgtTGAATAACCTTCCCGGCGTGACTTCGGTCCACGGCAGGTTCTACGACCTGTCCAGTAAATATTATCGAATCATCGGGAACCACGCTGCGTATTATAAGGACGCTCTGCGATACTTGGGCTGTGTGGACATCAGAGACCTGCCAG AGACTGAGAAACAGGAGAGAGCCTTTACTCTGGGATTGGCTGGACTCTTAGGAGAAGGAGTTTATAACTTTGGAGAACTG CTGATGCATCCGGTGTTGGAGTCTCTGAGGAACACAGATAAACAGTGGTTGATCGACACACTGTACGCCTTCAATGGAGGAAACGTGGAGAAGTTCCAGGGCTTCAAGTCGGCCTGGGGTCAACAG CCTGATCTGGCAGCACATGAGGCCAAACTGATGCAGAAGATCCAGCTGCTCTGTGTCATGGAG ATGACCTTCACTCGACCGGCCAATCACAGACAGCTGACCTTCACAGAGATCGCCCAAAGTGCCAAAATCCCCGTCAATGAG GTGGAGCTCCTGGTCATGAAGGCTCTGTCAGTCGGTTTGATCAAAGGGAACATCGACGAGGTGGACCAGAAGGTCCAGATGACCTGGGTCCAGCCCAGAGTCCTGGACCTGCAGCAG ATTAAAGGGATGAAGGAGCGTCTGGACTTCTGGTGTGGGGACGTTAAAAACATGGCCATGTTGGTGGAACAGCAGGCACACGACATCCTCACCTGA
- the LOC115410556 gene encoding NAD-dependent protein deacetylase sirtuin-3-like isoform X2 — protein sequence MWAVRFRPGLGLRPGPGLGRLDSTHGQRRWSRYAPGSAPSSPVSSLCSSAPWWTAAPRLFSGTSSADQLTLEGVAKDIRDRKLKRVVVMAGAGISTPSGIPDFRSPGSGLYDNLQQYNLPYAEAIFDIGFFHRDPRPFFALAKALYPGSYRPNAAHHFICLLHQKNQLLRMYTQNIDGLERLAGVPPEKLVEAHGTFSTATCTVCRRKYDGADLRPDVMKGAVPKCPTCTGVVKPDIVFFGEELPVHFFKYLTDFPMADLLIIMGTSLEVEPFASLAGAVRGSVPRLLINRDRVGPFVGGRRHRDVVQLGDVVQGVQALVDAVGWTEDLKALMDAHTVKQTEE from the exons ATGTGGGCGGTCCGCTTCAGACCGGGTCTTGGTCTCagaccgggtccgggtctcggacGTCTGGATTCGACTCACG GTCAGAGGAGGTGGTCCAGGTATGccccaggctccgccccctcctcaCCTGTGTCCTCCCT ATGTTctagtgccccctggtggaccgCGGCTCCACGTCTGTTCTCTGGCACTTCATCTGCAGATCAGCTGACCCTGGAGGGCGTGGCCAAAGACATCCGAGACAGGAAGTTGAAGCGGGTGGTGGTGATGGCAGGGGCAGGGATCAGCACGCCGAGCGGAATCCCAGATTTCAG GTCTCCGGGCAGTGGTCTCTATGACAACCTCCAGCAGTACAACCTGCCGTATGCCGAGGCCATCTTCGACATCGGCTTCTTCCACCGTGACCCCAGGCCCTTCTTCGCCCTGGCCAAAGCGCTGTACCCTGGGTCGTACCGGCCCAACGCCGCACACCACTTCATCTGCCTGCTGCACCAGAAGAACCAGCTGCTGCGCATGTACACGCAGAACATCGACGGCTTGGAGCGCC TCGCTGGGGTTCCTCCAGAGAAGCTGGTCGAAGCTCATGGAACGTTTTCCACGGCAACGTGTACCGTGTGTCGGAGGAAATACGACGGCGCTGACCTCAGG CCTGATGTGATGAAGGGGGCAGTGCCAAAGTGTCCCACCTGCACAGGTGTGGTGAAACCTGACATCGTGTTCTTTGGGGAGGAGCTTCCTGTTCACTTCTTCAAGTACCTGACAGACTTCCCTATGGCCGACCTGCTGATCATCATGGGCACGTCTCTGGAG GTGGAGCCCTTCGCCAGTCTGGCCGGAGCCGTCAGAGGTTCGGTTCCTCGTCTGCTCATCAACAGGGACCGGGTCGGCCCGTTTGTTGGGGGGCGGCGCCACCGGGACGTGGTTCAGCTCGGAGACGTGGTCCAGGGAGTCCAGGCTCTGGTGGACGCTGTGGGGTGGACTGAAGACCTGAAGGCCCTGATGGACGCGCACACG GTCAAACAGACGGAGGAGTGA
- the LOC115410485 gene encoding D(4) dopamine receptor-like isoform X2, translating to MRASPPRGGASRTMEDSENASEPGNQTVPLSAVPVHNVPALVFGVVLIVVVTGGNVLVCVSVYLEKALKTTTNYFIVSLAFADLLLAVLVLPLFVYAEFQGGLWSLNIVVCDGLMTMDVMLCTASIFNLCAISVDRFIAVSIPLNYNRKHVDHRQLVLLSATWLLALAVASPVVFGINNVPDRDPSECKLEDNTYVVYSSVCSFFIPCPIMVVLYCGVFRGLRRWEEARKAKLRSSIEACRKLQHAAVATALHPLAIPTIPGPLLMPLPRIVERDLAQRRLDDTDDYRQREVPYPRQYRENSVPTLSFNQQQLRKKSTKINSRERKAMRVLPVVVDPVGSDHGGSGLTWSWSPLKPPCLH from the exons ATGAGAGCCTCCCCCCCCCGGGGCGGTGCGTCCCGGACCATGGAGGACTCCGAGAACGCGTCGGAGCCCGGGAACCAGACAGTGCCGCTGTCCGCGGTGCCGGTCCACAACGTGCCGGCGCTGGTGTTCGGGGTGGTTCTGATCGTGGTGGTGACCGGCGGGAACGTGCTGGTGTGCGTCAGCGTCTACCTGGAGAAGGCTCTGAAGACCACCACAAACTACTTCATAGTCAGTCTGGCGTTCGCGGACCTGCTGCTGGCGGTTCTGGTTCTGCCGCTCTTCGTTTACGCAGAG TTTCAGGGTGGGCTGTGGTCTCTGAACATCGTGGTGTGCGACGGCCTCATGACCATGGACGTGATGCTGTGCACGGCGTCCATCTTCAACCTGTGCGCCATCAGCGTGGACAG GTTCATCGCCGTGTCCATTCCTCTGAACTACAACCGTAAACACGTGGACCACCGTCAGCTGGTCCTGCTGTCGGCCACGTGGCTGCTGGCGCTCGCCGTGGCCTCGCCTGTTGTCTTCGGCATCAACAATGTCCCAGACCGCGACCCCAGCGAGTGTAAGCTGGAGGACAACACCTACGTGGTGTACTCGTCCGTGTGTTCCTTCTTCATCCCGTGTCCTATCATGGTTGTGCTCTACTGCGGCGTGTTCCGCGGCCTGCGGCGCTGGGAGGAGGCGCGTAAGGCCAAACTGCGCAGCAGCATTGAGGCCTGCAGGAAGCTGCAGCACGCTGCCGTGGCCACCGCCCTGCACCCGCTGGCCATCCCCACCATCCCTGGGCCCCTCCTCATGCCCCTCCCACGTATCGTCGAGAGGGACCTGGCCCAGCGTCGCCTGGACGACACCGACGACTACCGGCAGCGGGAGGTCCCGTACCCGAGACAGTACCGCGAGAACTCGGTGCCCACGCTGAGCTTCAACCAACAGCAGCTGAGGAAGAAGAGCACCAAGATCAACAGCCGCGAGAGGAAGGCCATGAGGGTCCTGCCCGTCGTAGTGG ATCCTGTTGGTTCGGACCATGGAGGATCTGGTttgacctggtcctggtctcctcTAAAACCTCCGTGTCTCCACTGA
- the LOC115410556 gene encoding NAD-dependent protein deacetylase sirtuin-3-like isoform X1 codes for MNQNNDTNVFNKLIVSHSFILKQLWLLTSCVSGQRRWSRYAPGSAPSSPVSSLCSSAPWWTAAPRLFSGTSSADQLTLEGVAKDIRDRKLKRVVVMAGAGISTPSGIPDFRSPGSGLYDNLQQYNLPYAEAIFDIGFFHRDPRPFFALAKALYPGSYRPNAAHHFICLLHQKNQLLRMYTQNIDGLERLAGVPPEKLVEAHGTFSTATCTVCRRKYDGADLRPDVMKGAVPKCPTCTGVVKPDIVFFGEELPVHFFKYLTDFPMADLLIIMGTSLEVEPFASLAGAVRGSVPRLLINRDRVGPFVGGRRHRDVVQLGDVVQGVQALVDAVGWTEDLKALMDAHTVKQTEE; via the exons ATGAACCAGAATAATGACACTAATGTATTTAACAAACTTATAGTCAGTCACAGTTTCATCTTAAAACAGCTTTGGTTGTTGACGTCATGTGTTTCAGGTCAGAGGAGGTGGTCCAGGTATGccccaggctccgccccctcctcaCCTGTGTCCTCCCT ATGTTctagtgccccctggtggaccgCGGCTCCACGTCTGTTCTCTGGCACTTCATCTGCAGATCAGCTGACCCTGGAGGGCGTGGCCAAAGACATCCGAGACAGGAAGTTGAAGCGGGTGGTGGTGATGGCAGGGGCAGGGATCAGCACGCCGAGCGGAATCCCAGATTTCAG GTCTCCGGGCAGTGGTCTCTATGACAACCTCCAGCAGTACAACCTGCCGTATGCCGAGGCCATCTTCGACATCGGCTTCTTCCACCGTGACCCCAGGCCCTTCTTCGCCCTGGCCAAAGCGCTGTACCCTGGGTCGTACCGGCCCAACGCCGCACACCACTTCATCTGCCTGCTGCACCAGAAGAACCAGCTGCTGCGCATGTACACGCAGAACATCGACGGCTTGGAGCGCC TCGCTGGGGTTCCTCCAGAGAAGCTGGTCGAAGCTCATGGAACGTTTTCCACGGCAACGTGTACCGTGTGTCGGAGGAAATACGACGGCGCTGACCTCAGG CCTGATGTGATGAAGGGGGCAGTGCCAAAGTGTCCCACCTGCACAGGTGTGGTGAAACCTGACATCGTGTTCTTTGGGGAGGAGCTTCCTGTTCACTTCTTCAAGTACCTGACAGACTTCCCTATGGCCGACCTGCTGATCATCATGGGCACGTCTCTGGAG GTGGAGCCCTTCGCCAGTCTGGCCGGAGCCGTCAGAGGTTCGGTTCCTCGTCTGCTCATCAACAGGGACCGGGTCGGCCCGTTTGTTGGGGGGCGGCGCCACCGGGACGTGGTTCAGCTCGGAGACGTGGTCCAGGGAGTCCAGGCTCTGGTGGACGCTGTGGGGTGGACTGAAGACCTGAAGGCCCTGATGGACGCGCACACG GTCAAACAGACGGAGGAGTGA
- the LOC115410556 gene encoding NAD-dependent protein deacetylase sirtuin-3-like isoform X3 produces the protein MAGAGISTPSGIPDFRSPGSGLYDNLQQYNLPYAEAIFDIGFFHRDPRPFFALAKALYPGSYRPNAAHHFICLLHQKNQLLRMYTQNIDGLERLAGVPPEKLVEAHGTFSTATCTVCRRKYDGADLRPDVMKGAVPKCPTCTGVVKPDIVFFGEELPVHFFKYLTDFPMADLLIIMGTSLEVEPFASLAGAVRGSVPRLLINRDRVGPFVGGRRHRDVVQLGDVVQGVQALVDAVGWTEDLKALMDAHTVKQTEE, from the exons ATGGCAGGGGCAGGGATCAGCACGCCGAGCGGAATCCCAGATTTCAG GTCTCCGGGCAGTGGTCTCTATGACAACCTCCAGCAGTACAACCTGCCGTATGCCGAGGCCATCTTCGACATCGGCTTCTTCCACCGTGACCCCAGGCCCTTCTTCGCCCTGGCCAAAGCGCTGTACCCTGGGTCGTACCGGCCCAACGCCGCACACCACTTCATCTGCCTGCTGCACCAGAAGAACCAGCTGCTGCGCATGTACACGCAGAACATCGACGGCTTGGAGCGCC TCGCTGGGGTTCCTCCAGAGAAGCTGGTCGAAGCTCATGGAACGTTTTCCACGGCAACGTGTACCGTGTGTCGGAGGAAATACGACGGCGCTGACCTCAGG CCTGATGTGATGAAGGGGGCAGTGCCAAAGTGTCCCACCTGCACAGGTGTGGTGAAACCTGACATCGTGTTCTTTGGGGAGGAGCTTCCTGTTCACTTCTTCAAGTACCTGACAGACTTCCCTATGGCCGACCTGCTGATCATCATGGGCACGTCTCTGGAG GTGGAGCCCTTCGCCAGTCTGGCCGGAGCCGTCAGAGGTTCGGTTCCTCGTCTGCTCATCAACAGGGACCGGGTCGGCCCGTTTGTTGGGGGGCGGCGCCACCGGGACGTGGTTCAGCTCGGAGACGTGGTCCAGGGAGTCCAGGCTCTGGTGGACGCTGTGGGGTGGACTGAAGACCTGAAGGCCCTGATGGACGCGCACACG GTCAAACAGACGGAGGAGTGA
- the LOC115410485 gene encoding D(4) dopamine receptor-like isoform X1: protein MRASPPRGGASRTMEDSENASEPGNQTVPLSAVPVHNVPALVFGVVLIVVVTGGNVLVCVSVYLEKALKTTTNYFIVSLAFADLLLAVLVLPLFVYAEFQGGLWSLNIVVCDGLMTMDVMLCTASIFNLCAISVDRFIAVSIPLNYNRKHVDHRQLVLLSATWLLALAVASPVVFGINNVPDRDPSECKLEDNTYVVYSSVCSFFIPCPIMVVLYCGVFRGLRRWEEARKAKLRSSIEACRKLQHAAVATALHPLAIPTIPGPLLMPLPRIVERDLAQRRLDDTDDYRQREVPYPRQYRENSVPTLSFNQQQLRKKSTKINSRERKAMRVLPVVVGCFLFCWTPFFVVHTTRAVCVACDLPPHLVSTVTWLGYVNSALNPIIYTIFNTEFKKFFKKCFWSCC, encoded by the exons ATGAGAGCCTCCCCCCCCCGGGGCGGTGCGTCCCGGACCATGGAGGACTCCGAGAACGCGTCGGAGCCCGGGAACCAGACAGTGCCGCTGTCCGCGGTGCCGGTCCACAACGTGCCGGCGCTGGTGTTCGGGGTGGTTCTGATCGTGGTGGTGACCGGCGGGAACGTGCTGGTGTGCGTCAGCGTCTACCTGGAGAAGGCTCTGAAGACCACCACAAACTACTTCATAGTCAGTCTGGCGTTCGCGGACCTGCTGCTGGCGGTTCTGGTTCTGCCGCTCTTCGTTTACGCAGAG TTTCAGGGTGGGCTGTGGTCTCTGAACATCGTGGTGTGCGACGGCCTCATGACCATGGACGTGATGCTGTGCACGGCGTCCATCTTCAACCTGTGCGCCATCAGCGTGGACAG GTTCATCGCCGTGTCCATTCCTCTGAACTACAACCGTAAACACGTGGACCACCGTCAGCTGGTCCTGCTGTCGGCCACGTGGCTGCTGGCGCTCGCCGTGGCCTCGCCTGTTGTCTTCGGCATCAACAATGTCCCAGACCGCGACCCCAGCGAGTGTAAGCTGGAGGACAACACCTACGTGGTGTACTCGTCCGTGTGTTCCTTCTTCATCCCGTGTCCTATCATGGTTGTGCTCTACTGCGGCGTGTTCCGCGGCCTGCGGCGCTGGGAGGAGGCGCGTAAGGCCAAACTGCGCAGCAGCATTGAGGCCTGCAGGAAGCTGCAGCACGCTGCCGTGGCCACCGCCCTGCACCCGCTGGCCATCCCCACCATCCCTGGGCCCCTCCTCATGCCCCTCCCACGTATCGTCGAGAGGGACCTGGCCCAGCGTCGCCTGGACGACACCGACGACTACCGGCAGCGGGAGGTCCCGTACCCGAGACAGTACCGCGAGAACTCGGTGCCCACGCTGAGCTTCAACCAACAGCAGCTGAGGAAGAAGAGCACCAAGATCAACAGCCGCGAGAGGAAGGCCATGAGGGTCCTGCCCGTCGTAGTGG GCTGCTTCCTGTTCTGCTGGACGCCGTTCTTCGTGGTCCACACGACGCGGGCGGTGTGCGTGGCGTGCGACCTCCCTCCCCACCTCGTCAGCACCGTCACATGGCTGGGCTACGTCAACAGCGCCCTGAACCCCATCATCTACACCATCTTCAACACAGAGTTCAAAAAGTTCTTCAAGAAGTGTTTCTGGAGCTGCTGCTGA